From Methanorbis rubei, one genomic window encodes:
- a CDS encoding DUF120 domain-containing protein has protein sequence MDTVDAEDTLCLKRIAAMGGCKGPVRLSTQSLGDQLGISQQTASRRLRALETAHLISRTTEPSGQFVLVTKLGEELLRREFSEYCKIFDRIGGHYVLTGGVISGVGEGRYYMSIPHYQEKFTELCGFPPYPGTLNLKLNPQSVLVRKRIDTLEWTSVPGFSDEHRTFGEARCIPCRIENVPCAIVVPGRTHYPEDIIEVISGVPLRATLGLEDGKEVVVEIGYD, from the coding sequence ATGGATACAGTCGACGCAGAGGATACACTCTGTCTGAAGCGTATTGCAGCAATGGGAGGATGCAAGGGGCCGGTTCGTCTTTCGACCCAGAGCCTTGGCGATCAGCTTGGCATCAGCCAGCAGACTGCGTCGCGCAGACTGCGTGCGCTGGAAACTGCGCATCTGATCTCGCGAACGACCGAGCCGTCAGGCCAGTTTGTGCTGGTGACGAAGCTTGGTGAGGAGCTGCTCCGCCGTGAGTTTTCCGAGTACTGTAAAATATTTGACAGAATCGGAGGGCACTACGTGCTGACTGGCGGAGTCATCTCCGGAGTTGGCGAAGGGAGATATTATATGTCAATCCCTCACTATCAGGAGAAGTTCACCGAGCTTTGCGGGTTTCCTCCGTATCCCGGAACGCTGAACCTGAAGCTGAATCCGCAGAGTGTTCTGGTCCGGAAACGGATCGATACGCTGGAGTGGACAAGTGTGCCGGGCTTTTCTGATGAGCACCGGACATTTGGCGAGGCGCGATGTATTCCGTGCAGGATTGAGAATGTTCCTTGTGCGATTGTGGTTCCGGGACGGACTCATTATCCTGAGGATATTATCGAGGTGATCTCAGGTGTGCCGCTTCGTGCGACACTCGGACTTGAGGATGGAAAGGAAGTTGTTGTGGAGATAGGATATGATTGA
- the ribB gene encoding 3,4-dihydroxy-2-butanone-4-phosphate synthase, with protein MIEQALEALKQGKVILLYDFDNREKETDFAVLSSAVTPETIRMFRKDGGGLICTAISGESAKAFGLPFASDALQFAGDIVEKEGDVPYDRRNRSSFSLWVNHRDTYTGVTDRDRALTVTSIARYVKDFEAGAHGKFSDEFRTPGHMALLRAADGLLDQRRGQTELSVALADMAGVAPAVTICEMMADDGFALDKEGAKAYAKKHGLIFIEGQDVLDEWERRRTAA; from the coding sequence ATGATTGAGCAGGCATTGGAAGCCCTGAAGCAGGGCAAGGTAATTTTGTTGTACGATTTTGATAACCGTGAGAAGGAGACGGATTTTGCGGTACTTTCCTCGGCAGTGACGCCGGAGACGATCCGGATGTTCCGGAAAGACGGCGGCGGTCTGATCTGTACTGCTATTTCAGGCGAGTCTGCAAAAGCGTTCGGCCTGCCGTTTGCATCAGACGCGCTGCAGTTTGCCGGAGATATTGTGGAGAAGGAGGGAGATGTCCCGTACGACCGGCGGAATCGTTCGTCGTTTTCGCTGTGGGTAAATCACCGCGATACCTATACCGGCGTGACCGACCGCGATCGTGCGCTGACGGTTACCTCGATCGCACGGTATGTCAAGGACTTTGAGGCAGGAGCGCATGGGAAATTCTCGGATGAGTTCCGAACTCCGGGCCACATGGCGCTGCTGCGTGCTGCGGATGGGCTGCTGGATCAGCGTCGCGGCCAGACCGAGCTGTCGGTTGCTCTTGCGGACATGGCAGGAGTTGCTCCTGCGGTAACGATCTGCGAGATGATGGCTGATGACGGTTTTGCTCTGGATAAGGAAGGGGCAAAGGCGTACGCGAAAAAGCATGGACTGATCTTCATCGAAGGGCAGGACGTGCTGGATGAGTGGGAGCGGCGCAGAACCGCTGCCTGA
- a CDS encoding helix-turn-helix transcriptional regulator: MKNKIKVYRAMNDLTQEGLAQALGVTRQTILAIEKGKYDPSLELAFRMAKYFNTTIEEIFTFEG; this comes from the coding sequence ATGAAGAATAAGATCAAAGTCTACCGAGCGATGAACGACCTCACGCAGGAGGGACTCGCGCAGGCTCTCGGCGTCACGCGGCAGACGATCCTGGCCATTGAAAAAGGCAAGTATGATCCGTCACTGGAGCTGGCGTTTCGCATGGCAAAGTACTTTAACACAACCATTGAGGAGATCTTCACCTTCGAAGGGTGA
- a CDS encoding DUF2178 domain-containing protein — MKQNTFYIIIGIIALLEVLLFWASIQLSNPFIIAIGFLVGAVLYFALRRTVTDCYADERQNMINMKTASATLKAFWVSFFTVNLATVVYVFSVPLGFKNITYNVISPTTGAGPEVVNATGKLAHNMAAYQPPVDAYSVAITLHPSANDVVAVVNSTPMEVVTLFPGPPEMIAISHLGIFGVIQILLLVLMIFIYAAFRIYYSHKFGEWDDDEE, encoded by the coding sequence ATGAAACAAAATACCTTCTATATCATCATAGGCATCATTGCGCTCCTTGAGGTTCTGCTTTTCTGGGCATCGATTCAGTTATCCAACCCGTTCATCATCGCGATCGGATTCCTCGTAGGCGCTGTTCTCTACTTTGCTCTGAGGCGGACGGTAACCGACTGCTATGCAGATGAGCGCCAGAATATGATCAACATGAAAACAGCTTCAGCAACGCTCAAAGCGTTCTGGGTCAGCTTTTTTACCGTTAATCTTGCAACGGTCGTGTATGTTTTCAGTGTTCCTCTCGGTTTTAAGAATATCACCTACAATGTGATTTCTCCTACTACCGGTGCAGGCCCTGAGGTTGTGAATGCGACCGGCAAGCTTGCTCACAATATGGCCGCCTATCAGCCTCCGGTTGACGCTTACTCGGTAGCAATCACTCTGCATCCGAGTGCGAACGATGTTGTCGCTGTTGTGAATTCGACCCCGATGGAGGTTGTAACTCTCTTTCCGGGACCCCCTGAGATGATCGCGATATCGCATCTCGGCATCTTTGGTGTGATTCAGATCCTTTTGCTTGTGCTGATGATATTCATCTACGCTGCATTCAGAATTTATTACTCTCACAAGTTCGGTGAGTGGGACGACGATGAAGAATAA
- a CDS encoding YgiQ family radical SAM protein, producing the protein MITFGHNLPQPEFLPMTAAELKNLGIERLDVILVSGDAYVDHPSFAAALLGRALWDVGFTVGIVAQPDWKNREFKDFSKLGRPKLFFAVVPGAVDSMVNAYTPALKKRSEDSYSPGGKPKRPERTTIVYANAIHELYPQIPIVIGGIEASLRRFAHYDYWSDSVRQGILADAPASLLVYGMGELALIEIAKRLRDETPVREITDIPGTCWTMSVAEYRKNPPENAVILPAYPQIANKETFARAFAMLYQETERRIVQAHPKTVIVANPPMRSMMTKELDHLYELPFTRRQHPSYKEVIPALAPVQFSLITHRGCFGNCSFCAITHHQGKIITSRSEESIIREAKRMIKMPEFRGTIQDVGGPSANMYGTVCEKWREKGACRDKQCTVCKQYDDGVELQLSLLQKLRKLTGVKHVFINSGIRYDLIPSGAPGDKYLVEITEHHVSGHMKVAPEHITPHVTKLMHKPARYRFEQFHGRFERIQEEKAAKNHGKRQYILPYLMSSHPGCTITDMIELALYLREKDLYTEQVQDFTPTPMTLSTAMYYSGMNPLTGDKVYVPLGNEKRIQRAMLHWRDPTQYDYIVTGLLKTKRTDLVGDLVPRPDKIRNRKAKTKTKK; encoded by the coding sequence ATGATCACATTTGGACACAATCTGCCGCAGCCCGAATTCTTACCGATGACAGCGGCAGAGCTCAAAAACCTCGGCATTGAACGTCTGGATGTGATCTTAGTATCGGGCGACGCCTATGTAGATCACCCTTCCTTTGCCGCAGCACTGCTCGGACGTGCGCTGTGGGACGTGGGATTTACCGTAGGCATTGTCGCCCAGCCTGACTGGAAGAACCGGGAGTTCAAGGACTTCAGTAAACTCGGCAGACCAAAACTTTTCTTTGCCGTTGTGCCAGGCGCAGTCGACTCAATGGTCAACGCCTACACCCCTGCTCTGAAGAAGAGGTCGGAAGACAGTTACTCGCCGGGCGGAAAACCAAAACGGCCGGAACGAACCACAATCGTCTACGCGAATGCGATACACGAGTTGTATCCGCAGATACCGATCGTCATCGGCGGTATTGAAGCAAGTCTGCGCAGGTTCGCGCATTATGATTACTGGAGTGACAGTGTGCGGCAGGGAATTCTCGCCGACGCACCGGCATCGCTTCTCGTCTACGGCATGGGAGAACTTGCCCTGATTGAGATCGCGAAGAGACTGCGTGACGAAACTCCTGTACGCGAGATCACGGATATTCCCGGAACCTGCTGGACGATGAGTGTTGCCGAGTACCGGAAGAATCCGCCGGAGAATGCGGTTATCCTTCCGGCGTACCCGCAGATCGCCAATAAGGAAACCTTCGCCAGAGCATTTGCCATGCTCTATCAGGAGACGGAAAGGCGAATCGTGCAGGCGCATCCAAAAACCGTCATCGTCGCCAATCCTCCCATGCGGTCGATGATGACCAAGGAGCTGGACCATCTCTATGAGCTGCCGTTCACCCGAAGACAGCACCCATCCTACAAAGAGGTGATTCCAGCACTTGCTCCGGTACAGTTTTCCCTCATCACCCACCGCGGATGTTTCGGCAACTGTTCATTCTGCGCAATCACGCATCATCAGGGAAAGATCATCACTTCCAGAAGCGAGGAGTCCATCATCCGCGAGGCAAAGCGGATGATCAAGATGCCAGAGTTCCGGGGGACCATTCAGGATGTCGGCGGGCCTTCGGCGAATATGTATGGAACGGTCTGCGAGAAATGGCGGGAGAAGGGGGCCTGCCGGGACAAACAGTGCACGGTCTGCAAACAGTATGATGACGGAGTAGAACTCCAGCTCTCTCTTCTGCAAAAACTCCGGAAGCTGACAGGCGTGAAACATGTGTTCATCAACTCCGGCATCCGGTATGATCTCATACCTTCCGGAGCACCAGGCGATAAATATCTTGTCGAGATAACTGAGCATCACGTCTCAGGCCATATGAAGGTCGCGCCCGAACACATCACCCCTCATGTGACAAAACTGATGCACAAACCTGCCAGATACAGGTTTGAACAGTTCCATGGCAGATTTGAACGAATTCAGGAGGAAAAAGCTGCGAAGAATCACGGCAAACGCCAGTACATTCTGCCGTACCTGATGTCCTCACATCCGGGATGTACGATCACTGATATGATCGAACTTGCCCTGTATCTGAGGGAAAAAGATCTCTACACCGAACAGGTGCAGGATTTTACGCCAACTCCGATGACGTTGTCGACAGCGATGTACTACAGCGGTATGAATCCTCTGACCGGAGACAAAGTTTATGTACCGCTCGGCAATGAAAAACGGATTCAGCGTGCCATGCTGCACTGGAGAGATCCAACCCAGTACGATTATATCGTGACCGGCCTGCTGAAAACGAAGAGAACCGACCTCGTCGGCGATCTTGTCCCGAGGCCCGATAAAATCAGAAACAGAAAAGCAAAAACAAAAACAAAAAAATAA
- a CDS encoding cation:proton antiporter, with protein MEDITSTVEFQMSLLLFVALGGYLLATRIHQSAVIGEIIVGLIVGPSVLGLITYTDFVQSLAGLGAIILLFVVGFEFELSDITDWRYGVIALVGVIVPWIGGYATSMFFGMDFFTAIFIGTALTATSIAITANVLREMGKLHQPFAKAIIGAAVIDDVLSLIVLSICKDLGATGELVPAAVIFTVIKSIGFVVIAALVGIKVIPPLITKMDGTKLARQFPEFVFIFAMMIAFLYAMAAEFVGVSAIVGAFLAGVCVNRVSLKHSLDIKLGAEYLYIIFAAIFFVSLGIIVDLHFLTPEMIWFIIALIIIAIITKVVGCGVPAKFLGMNTRDSLIIGFGMVPRGEVAMIVGLIALTHFQDMAAAATDLVQRELLLRQGNEVFIAIVVMSLITTIVVPLVYKGWLFKSEKKPDDVCEMDQFEL; from the coding sequence ATGGAGGATATCACTTCAACAGTCGAGTTCCAGATGAGTCTTTTGCTCTTCGTGGCACTTGGCGGATATCTTCTGGCAACCCGCATTCACCAGTCTGCGGTGATTGGTGAGATCATTGTGGGTTTAATTGTCGGCCCCAGCGTTCTCGGGCTGATTACCTACACGGATTTCGTCCAGAGCCTCGCAGGGCTTGGTGCAATTATTCTTTTGTTCGTCGTTGGTTTCGAGTTTGAGTTGAGCGACATCACCGACTGGCGGTACGGGGTGATAGCCCTCGTGGGGGTTATCGTCCCCTGGATAGGGGGCTATGCGACCTCCATGTTCTTTGGCATGGACTTCTTTACCGCGATATTTATCGGAACAGCCCTTACCGCGACAAGCATTGCGATCACCGCAAATGTTCTGCGGGAGATGGGCAAACTCCATCAGCCCTTTGCAAAAGCGATTATTGGCGCTGCGGTCATCGACGATGTGCTGAGTCTGATCGTTTTATCGATCTGTAAGGATCTCGGCGCTACCGGCGAACTGGTGCCGGCAGCTGTGATATTTACGGTCATTAAGTCCATCGGCTTTGTGGTGATTGCAGCTCTCGTCGGCATCAAAGTCATTCCTCCGCTGATCACTAAGATGGATGGCACAAAACTTGCCAGACAGTTCCCTGAGTTTGTGTTCATCTTTGCGATGATGATCGCATTTTTGTATGCGATGGCAGCGGAGTTTGTCGGTGTGTCCGCAATTGTCGGCGCATTCCTTGCAGGCGTCTGCGTGAATCGGGTGAGTCTGAAGCACAGTCTTGACATCAAGCTGGGGGCTGAGTACCTCTACATCATCTTCGCGGCAATTTTCTTTGTGTCGCTGGGTATCATTGTGGACCTGCACTTCCTGACCCCTGAGATGATCTGGTTCATCATCGCTCTGATCATCATTGCGATCATCACCAAAGTTGTCGGCTGCGGTGTTCCTGCCAAATTCCTTGGCATGAATACCCGTGACTCGCTGATCATTGGCTTTGGCATGGTGCCGCGCGGCGAGGTTGCGATGATTGTGGGTCTGATTGCCCTGACGCACTTCCAGGATATGGCAGCGGCTGCGACCGATCTTGTCCAGAGGGAGCTTCTCCTCCGGCAGGGTAACGAGGTGTTCATCGCAATTGTGGTGATGTCTCTGATTACCACTATCGTTGTGCCGCTCGTCTACAAAGGATGGCTCTTCAAGTCAGAGAAGAAGCCCGACGATGTGTGTGAGATGGATCAATTTGAGTTATGA
- a CDS encoding formylmethanofuran dehydrogenase subunit E family protein — protein MVQIPAFEAVAKAHGHTCPGIALGYKIAVVVAKWAGEYDDVRIVSHTTRCPLDALKVTFDAKNHPERIIVENTGIVSFVITRPDGRKLFIDEIPGTHLTTDELTELKKKVEAKTAGPADMQRMNEIKHELFLVMQAMDDSALFSVREE, from the coding sequence ATGGTACAGATTCCAGCATTCGAAGCCGTGGCGAAAGCTCACGGCCACACCTGCCCGGGCATCGCACTCGGCTACAAAATTGCCGTCGTTGTCGCAAAATGGGCCGGAGAGTATGACGACGTCAGAATTGTCTCCCACACCACCCGCTGTCCGCTTGACGCACTGAAGGTCACGTTTGACGCGAAAAATCATCCTGAGCGAATCATCGTGGAAAATACCGGCATCGTGAGCTTTGTCATCACAAGGCCTGACGGCAGAAAACTGTTCATCGACGAGATCCCGGGAACCCACCTCACCACTGATGAACTGACTGAACTCAAAAAGAAGGTCGAGGCAAAAACTGCCGGTCCTGCTGACATGCAGCGCATGAACGAGATTAAGCATGAACTCTTTCTTGTGATGCAGGCAATGGACGATTCTGCGCTTTTTTCCGTTCGCGAAGAGTAA
- the eif1A gene encoding translation initiation factor eIF-1A, giving the protein MGYIENKNQSVAEDGSIIRVRLPNKRSREQFAQAELMLGSNHIRVRCSDGVTRLGRIKGTIKKRVWIREGDILVVTPWDFQDDKCDIVYRYTTPQVDWLRSHKYL; this is encoded by the coding sequence CTGGGATATATTGAAAATAAAAACCAGTCCGTCGCAGAAGACGGCAGCATCATTCGTGTAAGACTTCCTAACAAACGTTCCAGAGAACAGTTCGCTCAGGCAGAGCTCATGCTTGGATCCAATCACATCCGTGTCCGCTGTTCTGACGGCGTAACACGCCTCGGCAGAATCAAAGGAACCATCAAGAAACGCGTCTGGATCCGCGAGGGCGATATTCTCGTCGTCACTCCCTGGGACTTCCAGGACGACAAATGTGACATCGTCTACCGCTACACTACCCCGCAGGTGGACTGGCTCCGTTCGCACAAATATCTCTGA
- a CDS encoding GntR family transcriptional regulator: protein MNIIISNASDKPIYEQITSQIKRMIISGELPEGAALPSMRLLAKELRISVITTKRAYTDLERDGFIETVAGKGSFVAGSNLEIIREEQMRLCEEHLQKAVDTALQSGITYQELTEMLELLYNGE, encoded by the coding sequence GTGAACATCATCATCAGCAATGCAAGTGATAAGCCCATTTACGAGCAGATTACCTCGCAGATCAAACGCATGATCATCAGTGGAGAACTGCCCGAAGGGGCAGCTCTTCCCAGCATGCGTCTTCTCGCAAAGGAACTGCGCATCAGTGTCATCACCACAAAACGTGCCTACACTGATCTGGAACGCGACGGATTCATCGAAACAGTCGCCGGCAAAGGAAGTTTTGTCGCAGGCTCGAATCTTGAAATCATCAGAGAAGAGCAGATGCGGCTCTGCGAAGAGCATCTGCAGAAAGCAGTCGACACCGCTCTTCAAAGCGGAATCACCTATCAAGAGCTCACAGAAATGCTCGAACTGCTTTACAATGGAGAGTAA
- a CDS encoding ABC transporter ATP-binding protein: protein MEYAIQVTGLTKTYQDFTLDKVSFAVPKGSIMGFIGENGAGKSTTIKAILNLIHRDAGTVEILGMDLETHEKEIKERIGVVFDECCFHDNLNPADISKILGNIYQNWDEQLYQTYLKKFGLPEHKKIKDFSRGMKMKLSIAAALAHKPEVLILDEATSGLDPVVREEILDIFLEFIQNENHAVLISSHITSDLDKIADYLTFIHHGKIVFSAGRDELMDDMGIVKCSSDDLARISKEMIIRYRKNQFGCEVLIRNREGFVAAHPEMILDPVTTEAIMLFYSRGEEA, encoded by the coding sequence ATGGAGTATGCAATACAGGTAACAGGTCTCACCAAGACCTATCAGGACTTTACTCTGGACAAAGTATCCTTTGCTGTGCCGAAAGGCAGCATCATGGGATTCATCGGAGAAAACGGAGCAGGAAAATCAACAACGATCAAGGCAATCCTCAATCTCATCCATCGCGATGCGGGAACCGTTGAGATTCTCGGCATGGACCTTGAAACACATGAAAAGGAGATAAAGGAGAGGATTGGCGTGGTATTTGATGAATGCTGTTTCCACGACAACCTCAATCCAGCTGACATCTCCAAAATACTTGGAAACATCTATCAGAATTGGGACGAGCAACTATATCAAACGTATCTCAAAAAATTCGGACTGCCGGAACACAAAAAGATCAAGGACTTCTCCCGCGGTATGAAGATGAAGCTCAGCATTGCGGCGGCCTTGGCGCACAAGCCGGAGGTATTGATCCTTGACGAGGCAACAAGCGGTCTCGACCCGGTCGTTCGCGAAGAAATTCTCGACATCTTTCTCGAATTTATTCAGAACGAAAACCATGCAGTGCTGATCTCATCCCACATCACGAGCGACCTTGACAAGATTGCCGACTATCTCACGTTTATTCATCACGGCAAAATCGTCTTCTCGGCAGGCCGTGATGAGCTGATGGATGACATGGGCATTGTGAAGTGCAGCAGTGACGACCTTGCAAGAATCAGCAAAGAGATGATAATCAGATACCGCAAAAACCAGTTCGGCTGCGAGGTGTTGATCAGAAACAGAGAAGGTTTTGTCGCAGCACATCCTGAGATGATTCTTGATCCGGTAACAACAGAAGCTATCATGCTGTTCTACTCGCGGGGTGAGGAGGCGTGA
- a CDS encoding ABC-2 transporter permease, with translation MNGLLYKDLANLNSTLKYLALMILVFSIIFIPMGNELPVFIILAMYGAMLPVTAISYDATARWDKYAITLPLARKEIVRSKYLLMLIATIGAGVVCLAISLIMTILMPGKGIFLSVIDPLPLIALFVVCGLLLGSTALPLVFKLGAEKMQYIILIIVLVPIMLVVGLSAAVYSIGIEINMPPLVVLIAAAAVITAAVVWASYRISTKIYTKKEF, from the coding sequence GTGAACGGATTACTCTACAAGGATCTGGCGAACCTCAACTCCACGCTGAAGTATCTGGCATTAATGATACTGGTATTTTCCATCATATTCATTCCCATGGGAAACGAGCTGCCGGTGTTCATCATTCTCGCGATGTACGGCGCTATGTTGCCGGTTACAGCGATCAGCTATGATGCGACCGCACGGTGGGACAAGTATGCAATAACCCTGCCGCTCGCAAGAAAGGAGATTGTGAGAAGTAAGTATCTTCTGATGCTTATTGCAACTATTGGGGCAGGAGTTGTCTGCCTGGCAATTTCCCTGATAATGACCATCCTGATGCCAGGGAAAGGTATCTTCCTTTCAGTGATTGATCCGCTTCCGTTGATCGCTTTGTTTGTTGTCTGCGGGCTCTTGCTTGGCAGTACTGCACTGCCGCTGGTGTTCAAGCTTGGTGCGGAAAAGATGCAGTACATCATTCTGATTATTGTTCTGGTGCCGATTATGCTGGTTGTCGGACTGTCGGCCGCGGTGTACTCGATAGGCATTGAGATCAATATGCCGCCTCTTGTGGTGCTGATTGCCGCGGCAGCTGTGATAACTGCTGCTGTGGTCTGGGCGTCCTACAGGATTTCGACGAAGATTTACACGAAGAAAGAGTTCTGA
- a CDS encoding ABC-2 transporter permease produces MNGLILKDWLYLRKVFLILGGATVILAGFLVPMGLGCISYMIMAFFAVLMPVNAMSIDGVSRFDRYALALPRTRREIAAARYQFGLLCFGAAAAFCFAAAVLAQIFLPAGHADLLGISPLIWWAGIMGGTLLVLDVTLAVFYRYRVNISVVAIIAVAILPNLVVYMPDLMKQPMVGWIAVVLAVAGLAGLWVSWRVSLAAYERWDVN; encoded by the coding sequence ATGAACGGACTGATACTGAAGGACTGGCTGTATCTGCGAAAGGTGTTTCTTATTCTGGGAGGTGCGACGGTTATCCTTGCAGGGTTTCTGGTGCCGATGGGATTAGGATGTATTTCGTATATGATTATGGCGTTCTTTGCGGTTCTGATGCCGGTAAATGCTATGTCTATTGATGGAGTCAGTCGTTTTGACCGGTATGCTCTTGCCCTGCCGCGGACGAGGCGCGAGATTGCGGCTGCCAGGTATCAGTTCGGACTTCTCTGTTTCGGGGCTGCTGCGGCATTCTGTTTTGCGGCCGCCGTTCTCGCCCAGATATTTCTGCCGGCAGGTCATGCAGACCTGCTGGGGATTTCCCCCTTAATCTGGTGGGCGGGAATTATGGGAGGGACGCTGCTGGTGCTTGATGTGACGCTTGCGGTGTTTTACCGGTATCGGGTGAACATTAGTGTTGTTGCGATTATTGCTGTTGCGATACTGCCGAATCTTGTAGTCTATATGCCGGATCTGATGAAGCAGCCGATGGTCGGCTGGATTGCGGTTGTGCTTGCGGTTGCCGGTCTTGCGGGGCTGTGGGTGTCATGGCGGGTTTCGCTGGCTGCGTATGAGCGGTGGGATGTGAACTGA